In Humulus lupulus chromosome 7, drHumLupu1.1, whole genome shotgun sequence, the following are encoded in one genomic region:
- the LOC133788817 gene encoding 5-methyltetrahydropteroyltriglutamate--homocysteine methyltransferase 1: protein MPKASFHSIAPLSSSLSISISFAPYTKRSSFLRFSFRTTTVRAMASHIVGYPRMGPKRELKFALESFWDGKSSTDDLQKVAADLRVSIWKQMADAGIKYIPSNTFSYYDQVLDTTAMLGAVPPRYGWNGGEIGFDVYFSMARGNATVPAMEMTKWFDTNYHYIVPELGPDVKFSYASHKAVQEFKEAKALGLDTVPVLVGPVSYLLLSKPAKGVEKSFSLLSLIGNILPVYKEVVAELKAAGVTWIQFDEPTLVKDLDSHQLQAFTHAYSELESSLSGLNVLIESYFADVPAEAYKTLTSLKGVTGYGFDLVRGAKTLDLIKSGFPSGKYLFAGVVDGRNIWANDLASSISTLEALEGIVGKDKVVVSTSCSLLHTAVDLVNETKLDTEIKSWLAFAAQKVVEVNALAKALAGHKDEAFFAANAAAQASRKSSPRVTNEHVQKSAAALKGSDHRRATNVSARLDAQQRKLSLPVLPTTTIGSFPQTMDLRRVRREYKAKKISEENYVSAIKEEINKVVKLQEELDIDVLVHGEPERNDMVEYFGEQLSGFAFTVNGWVQSYGSRCVKPPIIYGDVSRPKAMTVFWSSLAQTMTKRPMKGMLTGPVTILNWSFVRNDQPRSETCYQIALAIKDEVEDLEKAGITVIQIDEAALREGLPLRKSEQAFYLDWAVHSFRITNCGVQDTTQIHTHMCYSNFNDIIHSIINMDADVITIENSRSDEKLLSVFREGVKYGAGIGPGVYDIHSPRIPSTEEIADRINKMLAVLETNILWVNPDCGLKTRKYTEVKPALSNMVAAAKLLRSQLASAK, encoded by the exons ATGCCCAAAGCTTCATTTCATTCAATCGCACCGTTGAGCTCTTCTTTATCAATATCAATCTCTTTTGCTCCTTATACTAAGCGTAGCTCCTTTCTTCGCTTCTCTTTCCGTACTACTACTGTTAG AGCAATGGCTTCCCACATTGTTGGATATCCCCGGATGGGACCCAAGAGAGAGCTCAAGTTTGCCTTGGAATCTTTCTGGGATGGGAAGAGCAGCACTGACGATTTGCAGAAGGTGGCGGCAGATCTTAGAGTATCTATCTGGAAGCAGATGGCTGATGCTGGAATCAAGTACATTCCATCCAACACCTTTTCTTACTATGATCAGGTGTTGGACACCACTGCTATGCTTGGGGCTGTTCCCCCGAGATATGGTTGGAATGGCGGCGAGATTGGCTTTGATGTTTACTTCTCCATGGCTAGGGGGAATGCCACTGTTCCTGCTATGGAAATGACCAAGTGGTTTGACACCAACTA CCACTATATTGTCCCTGAATTGGGTCCAGATGTTAAGTTCTCTTATGCATCACACAAGGCAGTGCAAGAATTTAAGGAAGCCAAAGCT CTAGGATTAGATACTGTACCAGTCCTTGTTGGTCCAGTGTCTTACTTGTTGCTCTCAAAACCAGCAAAGGGTGTTGAGAagtccttttctcttctttcccTCATTGGCAATATTCTTCCAGTCTACAA GGAGGTTGTAGCTGAACTTAAGGCTGCTGGTGTCACTTGGATCCAGTTTGATGAGCCCACCCTTGTGAAGGATCTTGATTCTCACCAATTACAAGCATTTACTCATGCCTACTCAGAACTAGAGTCATCTTTATCTGGTCTGAATGTTCTGATTGAATCATATTTTGCTGATGTTCCTGCCGAGGCATACAAAACACTTACCTCTCTAAAGGGTGTAACTGGGTATGGCTTTGACCTGGTACGTGGAGCAAAGACCCTTGATTTGATCAAGAGTGGATTTCCTTCTGGAAAATACTTGTTTGCTGGAGTGGTAGATGGGCGCAATATATGGGCCAACGATCTAGCATCTTCCATCAGTACTCTTGAGGCACTTGAGGGTATTGTTGGAAAAG ACAAGGTTGTTGTCTCTACATCCTGCTCTCTTCTCCACACTGCGGTTGATCTTGTGAATGAGACTAAGTTAGACACAGAGATCAAGTCATGGCTAGCATTTGCTGCTCAAAAAGTAGTTGAAGTAAATGCCTTGGCTAAGGCTTTGGCTGGACACAAGGATGAG GCTTTCTTCGCTGCCAATGCAGCAGCTCAAGCTTCAAGAAAATCTTCCCCTAGGGTAACAAATGAGCACGTCCAAAAATCC GCTGCTGCTTTGAAGGGCTCTGACCATCGTCGAGCAACAAATGTGAGTGCCAGGCTGGATGCTCAGCAGAGAAAGTTGAGCCTTCCTGTTCTTCCAACCACCACAATTGGATCCTTTCCTCAGACCATGGATCTCAGAAGAGTCCGTCGTGAATACAAGGCTAAAAA AATCTCCGAGGAAAATTATGTCAGTGCAATCAAGGAGGAGATTAACAAAGTTGTCAAGCTCCAAGAAGAGCTGGACATTGATGTTTTGGTGCATGGGGAGCCAGAG AGGAATGATATGGTTGAGTACTTTGGAGAGCAATTATCTGGTTTCGCCTTCACTGTCAATGGATGGGTTCAGTCTTATGGGTCTCGCTGTGTCAAACCACCCATCATCTATGGTGATGTCAGTCGCCCCAAGGCCATGACAGTCTTCTGGTCCTCATTAGCTCAGACTATGACTAAGCGTCCAATGAAAGGAATGCTCACTGGTCCTGTAACTATTTTGAATTGGTCCTTCGTTAGAAATGATCAACCAAG GTCTGAGACCTGTTATCAAATTGCTTTGGCAATTAAGGACGAAGTTGAGGATCTTGAAAAGGCTGGAATTACTGTTATCCAGATTGACGAGGCTGCTTTAAGAGAAGGTTTGCCTCTTAGGAAGTCCGAGCAGGCTTTCTATCTTGATTGGGCTGTTCACTCCTTTAGAATTACCAACTGCGGTGTCCAAGACACGACTCAG ATTCACACCCACATGTGCTACTCAAATTTCAATGACATCATCCACTCGATAATTAACATGGATGCTGACGTGATTACCATTGAGAACTCGAGATCTGACGAGAAGCTTCTGTCTGTGTTTCGTGAGGGAGTGAAGTATGGCGCTGGCATTGGCCCTGGTGTCTATGACATCCACTCACCAAGGATCCCATCAACAGAAGAAATTGCTGACCGCATCAACAAGATGCTTGCTGTCTTGGAGACTAACATCCTGTGGGTCAACCCAGACTGCGGGCTCAAGACTCGTAAATATACTGAAGTCAAGCCAGCCCTTAGCAACATGGTTGCTGCTGCCAAGCTTCTCCGCTCCCAGCTGGCCAGTGCTAAGTGA